The Salvelinus sp. IW2-2015 unplaced genomic scaffold, ASM291031v2 Un_scaffold629, whole genome shotgun sequence genome window below encodes:
- the LOC112068634 gene encoding phthioceranic/hydroxyphthioceranic acid synthase translates to MMGDAEEDIAVVGIGCNFPGGEGLDNFWKVLLEGNNCALQIPDERFVSSHWYDPNDNKVGKSRTDKAALMDGFNEFDHKFFGITETEVEQMDPQQKLLLQCAYRALENAGMPMEKASGTKTGVFIGLMNRDYEQSAAFMNPNLINHCTGTGLSMSIAANRISYIFNFTGPSLSIDCACSSSLVALHLACQAIKQGDCEMALCGGVNCIIQPLVFVALSKAKMISPEGTSKPFSSRADGYGRGEGCGIILLKPLKKALKEXDHVWGIISNTAVNQDGHTVTPITKPSMVQQEELLRGIYSESDLLSVQYIEAHGTGTPVGDPIEAXSISKVIAKARPPGSETLLIGSVKGNIGHTESAAGVAGLIKVLLMMKHETFVPSLFYSEDSASIDAKSLNVKVPTKAEKWGNAGSVERVAGINNFGFGGTNAHVIVKQHKQSNVPQKSGRKSHNCFVLSASSEKSMSMMXEDTIQQIDRDNKGDLEALAYTSACRRSHLKHRYRKAFRTLSLADLKDQLKSAMNKVTTPSYSDPRLVFVFCGNGVTYQGMCQQLLKHEPVFREKISQIEKLFQKFNNMSIIERLESESESKDLSKPDVVQPLLFAIQVGIASLFKHWGIKPDAILGHSVGEVAAAHCSGLLSLEDAVKVIYFRSTLQNKVTGGKMLVVSNMVVSEVLNLLPSYSNXXSLAAFNSPQSCTLSGDAEAIDXLHRKLSSSVKSKNLFLRVLDVPAAYHSQMMDPILSQLEDSIGSLQVNDVEAELFSTVTGKEVEQPDFSTGKYWARNIRXPVSFEQAVRSXXKEKXKVVFVEIGPRRALQRNIQETLGNDTIVLSSVQPDKDQETMLNTVSKLFELGVQVDWDQFYRGXEASPTPFPRYQFDSTQRDVIIAASKVHHTSANHPVXXHTASDSNTFSCDLSSDSVSYLHEHKHNGVXIIPGAFYTELGLAAFMASAKPKVPLNTLQVSISFQSPYVFTQNAPEIKVQLEXAVDETHFKIYSPSTNHASGTITCKRGQLAEEQNIXLSXIYKRCNSVLSSEKFYTEIALGGFQYGTVFQNTGDVHYGEEFKEAFSVVTVPEELLSQLHEYCIHPVVLDFLMQLAPVTVAYRSSSRPGFPVKIGSLTVFEPLQEEMIVYLKAIDEGVDHYEVCGCFTDKEGRVLVELKHVMIKYLGSHSHVVEEYFFHNDFNVVCEDINSSNASEAPKALVFSDQVELPKAMQPHLSSQSRYISFTQSKEVLSHGFPTLLANLNITDLNKHFQEVLFVWGXEDVTSLRTEYVLENMVSCCEMFRKIVLALRAMQFXNSIRVITYQSAENTVGQISAGFVLSGMTRSCAAEMEXXSXQLIDIKSVSTEDIRALSQVLKSYPCKRYPELVVKGGLILKPDIVHTPIGNIESTEGRIFSSMSEPCIFQTNDPCRMTSLSAIPCDVDDTNIHEKSVEIQLSKIAVHSSDYCPVSVSDLNYGQTMYWNNHTSQNHQLLVLDFSGTVTAVGKNVNKLKVGDHVVSCYPIAASSKIVIPEAACYKTKRLTFLKEAPCVSYFVLAWEILHRLLPRVKQQRRLSIIXSVPDSSLLKVLIQTANKSGWKAIVGTPCNXMFVDAILLLPPFDXSLLAEVSNCPDVRHVVIVCESQSHCLLEQXAFQNVKDSVHIQTLQMSSXLQKGSLIAKRPHIXRWLXSMXXDRISFSLXTSTFQRMSSGSIDFLSVEESESYFRSKTLSVVALGKDDSXGTLSNIQLLPKPTXLFQKKSVYIVTGGLSGLGFETVKFLSKKGGEYIVILSRSSPTPDIQQEIVILERQWSARIIWMGCDVSVSEHVLRVIGLIGQKFPSCPIKGVFHSAVVLHDGLIEKLDKSHFEKVLKPKVNGALNLHHATKHCKLDYFVCYSSIXSFLGNASQTNYAAANSFLDYFCQYRRNIGLSGQSINWGALNLGLLLNKDHLHRFLEXRGLMVMDVTEIHESLEQCLLLNKPQQVVCRFHIKNMMSNVLSQNASLTMRMSALVDEAVQKVQFQKSQSEHTSVPSSPSEYIKSVLSQTIGVDKNELDDDSPLSALGIDSMLAMTLQNLIFQDRGVNVPLVTLLDPNGTLSTLVSMLMENTEGESQNDDQKEDMTDDMLTRL, encoded by the exons GTTTAATGAGTTTGATCACAAATTCTTTGGCATCACTGAAACTGAAGTGGAACAAATGGACCCCCAGCAAAAACTCCTTCTTCAGTGTGCYtacagggctctggagaatgCTGGGATGCCAATGGAGAAGGCCAGTGGGACCAAAACAGGAGTGTTTATAG GGCTTATGAACAGAGATTATGAACAATCTGCTGCATTTATGAACCCAAATTTAATCAACCACTGCACCGGCACCGGACTATCTATGAGTATAGCAGCCAACAGAATCTCATACATCTTCAACTTCACTGgaccctctctctccattgacTGTGCCTGCTCTTCATCCCTTGTTGCTCTTCATTTAGCTTGTCAAGCCATAAAACAAG GTGACTGCGAGATGGCTCTTTGTGGTGGRGTCAATTGTATCATACAGCCACTAGTCTTTGTCGCTCTCAGCAAAGCAAAGATGATTTCACCAGAAGGCACCAGCAAACCWTTCTCCAGCAGAGCAGATGGCTATGGCAGAGGAGAGGGTTGTGGGATTATTCTTCTGAAGCCACTaaaaaaa GCTCTCAAGGAGKATGACCATGTGTGGGGCATCATAAGCAACACTGCTGTAAACCAAGATGGCCACACAGTCACTCCAATTACCAAGCCYTCCATGGTCCAGCAAGAGGAGCTGCTGCGCGGAATCTATTCAGAGTCTGACCTGTTATCGGTCCAGTACATAGAGGCTCATGGGACTGGAACTCCAGTGGGGGATCCCATAGAAGCAGSKAGCATCTCCAAAGTCATTGCCAAAGCCAGACCTCCAGGTTCAGAGACACTCCTCATCGGCTCTGTGAAAGGCAACATTGGACACACTGAATCTGCAGCTGGAGTGGCAGGGCTAATCAAGGTACTCCTAATGATGAAACATGAAACCTTTGTCCCTTCCCTGTTCTACTCTGAGGACAGTGCCAGTATAGATGCTAAATCCTTGAATGTAAAAGTTCCCACTAAAGCAGAAAAGTGGGGCAACGCAGGCTCTGTTGAACGGGTTGCAGGGATCAATAATTTTGGTTTTGGAGGAACAAATGCACATGTGATTGTCAAACAACACAAGCAGTCAAATGTTCCTCAAAAAAGTGGTAGGAAATCACACAATTGTTTTGTCCTCTCTGCCAGTTCTGAGAAGTCTATGAGTATGATGWTGGAGGACACAATTcaacagatagacagagacaacAAAGGGGATCTAGAAGCTCTTGCATACACATCTGCATGTAGAAGAAGCCACTTGAAACATCGATATCGGAAAGCATTCAGAACTCTCTCTCTGGCTGATCTAAAAGATCAACTCAAGTCTGCCATGAACAAGGTAACAACGCCATCTTACTCAGATCCCAGGCTAGTATTTGTCTTCTGTGGGAACGGTGTAACCTATCAAGGCATGTGCCAGCAGCTCCTGAAACATGAGCCTGTGTTCAGAGAGAAGATCAGCCAAATTGAGAAGCTTTTCCAAAAGTTCAATAACATGAGTATCATAGAGAGACTTGAGAGTGAATCAGAGAGTAAGGATCTTTCAAAACCAGATGTTGTCCAGCCCCTCCTCTTTGCCATTCAGGTTGGCATAGCCAGTCTCTTCAAGCACTGGGGCATCAAACCTGATGCCATTCTTGGCCACTCTGTAGGAGAGGTTgctgctgcccactgctctgGTCTGTTGTCCCTTGAGGATGCAGTGAAGGTGATCTACTTCCGCAGTACTCTGCAGAATAAGGTCACAGGAGGGAAAATGCTTGTGGTCAGTAACATGGTCGTATCAGAGGTCTTGAACCTCCTTCCCTCCTACTCAAATAYGYTTTCCTTGGCTGCCTTCAACAGCCCACAGTCCTGCACGCTCTCAGGTGATGCAGAGGCTATAGACYGTCTCCATCGAAAGCTGAGCAGCTCAGTCAAGAGTAAGAATCTGTTCCTCCGTGTTCTGGATGTCCCTGCTGCATACCACAGCCAGATGATGGATCCCATCCTGTCTCAACTAGAGGACAGTATTGGCTCTTTACAGGTCAATGATGTTGAGGCAGAATTGTTCTCCACAGTGACAGGAAAGGAGGTAGAGCAACCAGACTTCAGCACAGGCAAATACTGGGCCAGGAACATWCGAGAMCCAGTTTCATTTGAACAGGCAGTGAGATCAMRAYCCAAAGAGAAAAAMAARGTAGTCTTTGTGGAGATTGGCCCGAGAAGAGCTCTACAAAGAAACATCCAGGAGACTCTSGGAAATGACACCATAGTTCTGTCCTCAGTGCAGCCAGATAAAGATCARGAGACAATGCTGAATACTGTGTCCAAACTGTTTGAGTTGGGGGTTCAGGTYGACTGGGATCAGTTCTACAGAGGRRGTGAGGCTTCKCCAACACCTTTCCCAAGGTATCAGTTTGATTCTACTCAGAGAGATGTTATCATTGCTGCATCAAAGGTGCATCATACATCAGCTAATCATCCTGTGRTAASTCATACAGCTAGCGATAGCAATACCTTCAGTTGTGATCTGTCTTCTGACTCAGTATCCTACCTGCATGAGCATAAACACAATGGTGTTMCCATAATCCCTGGTGCCTTCTATACTGAGTTGGGTTTGGCTGCCTTCATGGCCAGTGCCAAACCAAAGGTTCCACTCAACACACTGCAAGTCAGTATCAGTTTTCAGAGTCCCTATGTTTTCACACAGAATGCACCAGAGATTAAAGTYCAACTTGAACSAGCAGTGGATGAGACCCATTTTAAGATATATTCTCCCTCCACAAACCATGCATCAGGTACAATAACGTGCAAGCGAGGACAGCTAGCTGAAGAGCAGAACATTTRGCTAAGCMCGATCTACAAAAGATGCAATTCAGTGTTGAGTTCTGAAAAGTTCTACACTGAAATTGCTCTGGGTGGGTTTCAGTATGGCACTGTTTTCCAGAACACGGGGGATGTACACTATGGTGAAGAGTTTAAGGAGGCTTTTTCAGTTGTCACAGTTCCAGAGGAATTGCTGTCTCAGTTGCATGAATACTGCATTCACCCTGTAGTGTTAGACTTCCTGATGCAACTTGCTCCTGTTACAGTAGCATATAGATCCTCTTCAAGGCCCGGGTTTCCTGTCAAAATAGGCAGCTTGACAGTGTTTGAACCCCTGCAAGAGGAAATGATTGTGTATCTGAAAGCAATTGATGAAGGTGTTGATCACTATGAAGTATGTGGTTGCTTTACAGACAAAGAGGGAAGAGTTTTGGTTGAGCTTAAGCATGTGATGATTAAATATCTTGGGAGCCACTCTCATGTTGTTGAAGAATACTTTTTCCACAATGACTTCAATGTTGTCTGTGAGGATATCAATTCCTCTAATGCCAGTGAGGCACCAAAGGCCTTGGTCTTTTCTGACCAGGTAGAACTTCCAAAAGCCATGCAACCACACTTAAGTTCACAGtctagatacatctccttcacacAATCTAAGGAGGTCTTGAGCCATGGATTTCCTACACTCCTGGCAAACCTTAATATCACAGATCTCAACAAACACTTTCAGGAGGTCTTATTTGTGTGGGGTCYGGAAGATGTTACGTCACTGAGAACTGAGTATGTTCTGGAGAATATGGTAAGCTGCTGTGAGATGTTCAGGAAAATTGTCCTGGCACTGAGGGCCATGCAATTTKCAAATTCCATCAGAGTAATAACCTACCAGTCAGCGGAGAACACAGTGGGCCARATCAGCGCAGGCTTTGTCCTGTCAGGCATGACTAGATCGTGTGCTGCAGAAATGGAAAASRTTTCCWTCCAGCTGATTGACATCAARTCTGTCTCTACAGAGGACATCAGAGCTCTGTCTCAGGTCTTAAAGTCATACCCTTGCAAAAGATACCCAGAGTTGGTTGTGAAAGGTGGGCTGATTTTGAAACCTGATATTGTACATACTCCCATTGGAAACATTGAGAGCACTGAGGGAAGGATTTTCTCTTCAATGTCTGAGCCATGCATCTTTCAGACAAATGACCCCTGCAGAATGACTAGCTTGTCTGCCATTCCCTGTGATGTTGACGATACWAACATCCATGAGAAATCAGTTGAGATTCAGCTCAGTAAGATAGCTGTTCATTCCTCAGACTATTGTCCTGTCAGTGTCTCTGACCTGAACTATGGTCAGACAATGTACTGGAACAATCACACATCTCAGAACCACCAGCTCCTGGTTCTTGACTTCAGTGGTACTGTCACAGCTGTAGGGAAAAATGTGAACAAACTGAAAGTGGGAGACCATGTAGTATCATGTTATCCCATTGCTGCATCTTCTAAGATTGTGATTCCTGAAGCAGCATGCTACAAGACAAAGAGGCTCACATTTCTGAAAGAGGCTCCTTGTGTCTCCTACTTTGTTCTGGCATGGGAAATACTGCACAGACTGTTACCTAGAGTCAAACAACAGAGAAGGTTGAGCATCATCWCCTCTGTTCCTGACTCTAGTCTGCTGAAGGTCTTAATCCAAACAGCAAACAAATCAGGATGGAAGGCCATTGTAGGGACACCGTGCAATYGGATGTTTGTTGATGCAATTCTCCTCCTTCCACCATTTGATAKATCTCTGTTGGCAGAAGTCAGCAATTGTCCTGATGTCAGACATGTTGTCATTGTCTGTGAATCCCAGTCCCACTGCTTGCTTGAACAGAGMGCTTTCCAGAATGTTAAGGATAGTGTTCACATACAGACTCTTCAGATGTCCAGCARCTTACAAAAGGGATCACTCATTGCCAAGAGGCCACACATTTKTCGTTGGCTCKAYTCCATGKATTTMGACAGGATWTCATTTTCTCTAGASACRTCTACCTTTCAGAGAATGTCATCCGGTAGCATTGACTTCCTGTCTGTTGAGGAATCTGAGTCGTACTTCAGRTCAAAGACCCTGTCTGTTGTGGCYCTGGGTAAAGATGATTCCAYYGGCACACTGTCRAACATTCAGTTGCTGCCTAAACCAACCRCGCTTTTCCAGAAGAAGTCTGTYTACATTGTCACAGGTGGTCTCTCTGGGCTGGGGTTCGAAACAGTGAAGTTCCTTTCGAAGAAAGGTGGAGAGTACATCGTCATACTCTCCAGAAGTAGCCCCACACCAGACATACAGCAGGAGATAGTCATTCTGGAAAGACAATGGAGTGCCCGTATTATATGGATGGGATGTGATGTATCTGTCTCTGAGCATGTGCTCAGAGTGATTGGTCTCATTGGTCAGAAGTTTCCCTCTTGTCCAATCAAAGGGGTGTTTcacagtgcagtcgtcctgcATGATGGGTTGATTGAAAARCTTGACAAATCCCACTTTGAGAAAGTCCTAAAGCCCAAGGTGAATGGAGCTCTGAATCTGCACCACGCCACAAAACACTGCAAGTTAGACTACTTTGTGTGCTACTCTTCCATCMCTTCTTTCCTTGGCAATGCCTCACAAACAAACTATGCAGCAGCTAATTCATTCCTGGACTACTTCTGTCAGTATAGACGGAATATTGGCCTATCTGGGCAATCCATCAACTGGGGAGCTTTGAACCTTGGTCTCCTGCTTAACAAGGATCATTTACACAGGTTTCTGGAGASAAGGGGATTGATGGTGATGGATGTTACAGAGATTCATGAGAGTTTGGAACAATGCCTCTTGCTAAACAAACCCCAACAGGTTGTATGTAGGTTTCACATCAAGAACATGATGAGCAATGTCCTCTCTCAAAATGCATCATTGACCATGCGTATGTCTGCATTAGTGGATGAGGCAGTGCAAAAAGTACAATTCCAAAAGTCACAGTCTGAACATACTTCTGTGCCATCCTCCCCAAGTGAATACATCAAGTCTGTACTCAGTCAAACAATTGGTGTTGACAAGAATGAGTTAGATGAcgattctcctctctctgccttagGAATTGACTCAATGCTAGCCATGACCCTACAGAACCTCATCTTTCAGGATAGGGGTGTGAATGTGCCTCTGGTTACATTGCTGGACCCCAATGGGACACTGTCTACATTGGTATCAATGCTGATGGAGAATACTGAGGGTGAATCTCAGAATGATGATCAGAAAGAGGACATGACAGATGACATGTTGACAAGACTATAG